Proteins encoded by one window of Carassius auratus strain Wakin chromosome 8, ASM336829v1, whole genome shotgun sequence:
- the LOC113107269 gene encoding uncharacterized protein LOC113107269 isoform X1, translating into MAQGHNSNFLTIPSQEGIFKTVRVERSDENSNDEDEEETEEDVRLIPRSSPIPRKRGSSIADETAEYMRISLVLTNRSVSFADSTGAELVDVRMFVPFDSDEEDDSRWEEEQARYRKAYREPTYRVWPEIQPLTGVELVLAVHSNKLEVESVTSVPDEPLSFEVLIRVLNISFHKSVYVRSTMDGWISHFDYPAEYVQGSNDGETDKFSVKLSFASPYLFNGARIDFVVRYETPDGEFWANNSGRNYSVTLLQWYEEDTVQATSADTTELRGILKPPRYRADIHYDDSNDGEDDLSNTKCEEVENPASFAQPVPVQPEIDIETAKNLSSSPESTRISSTAGCPQSTSDTPLGEPLALESMSSNNLPQTEESGLQQLTLSIPQSRSTPQFSEPQDQVYNVGPSLTLPLPAVIIHYCDLSETTKDEFEDSSKPEQSLLSQKDDFHTEMLAQVPFELSQPSLAGFPDMPQILEEGMNNIKVFEDVIEKDATLADMLEELSRNVENKTGTCFHMLEEAKQLHPSKEVNNATKEAKKPDLSEALQHPLEEGIQEQKVELVSLVRVDTIEVIEVESTKMDDEEMNVLEASCLFPSYLGPTRPDQESQSLLVHPDSDKLVNIKHLQEEELVLDPSMLTSVHPEDPKLDHHQTITTCIPEHPTSKPEKPELTSISEASPKPASTVNTSAEDDLSFKGDEMSTAPYQMCKDPETQHTLPRPGTEPSPISKDQNEVSLDTCLMVSATFLSAVICLAVGIQEPSVFLCVGLFLLSLWF; encoded by the exons ATGGCGCAGGGGCATAACAGTAATTTCCTAACTATTCCCTCACAAGAGGGTATTTTCAAGACTGTGAGGGTCGAGCGTTCCGATGAGAACAGTAATGACGAAGATGAGGAAGAAACGGAGGAAGACGTAAGGCTAATACCGAGGTCTTCTCCTATTCCCAGAAAGCGAGGCTCTTCGATTGCGGATGAAACCGCCGAGTACATGCGAATCAGCCTGGTGTTAACGAACAGAAGTGTGTCGTTTGCAGACAGTACGGGAGCCGAGCTGGTTGATGTCAGGATGTTTGTCCCGTTTGATTCAGATGAAGAAGACGATTCAAGATGGGAGGAAGAGCAGGCGCGGTACCGAAAAGCCTACCGTGAGCCCACTTACCGTGTGTGGCCGGAGATCCAGCCGCTCACCGGAGTGGAGCTCGTGCTCGCTGTCCACAGCAACAAACTGGAAGTGGAGAGCGTGACATCTGTGCCAGACGAGCCTCTGTCATTTGAGGTGCTTATTCGTGTGCTCAACATTTCCTTTCACAAATCAGTCTATGTTAGGTCCACGATGGATGGTTGGATCAGTCACTTTGATTACCCAGCCGAGTACGTCCAGGGCTCCAACGACGGCGAAACGGACAAGTTCTCCGTGAAGCTGTCCTTCGCTTCACCGTACCTGTTCAACGGAGCGCGGATTGACTTTGTTGTGCGCTACGAGACTCCAGATGGAGAGTTTTGGGCGAACAACTCTGGCAGGAATTACTCCGTGACTCTGCTACAGTGGTATGAAGAAGACACCGTCCAGGCCACCTCAGCGGACACAACTGAGCTCAGAGGAATCCTCAAACCTCCCAGGTACCG AGCTGACATTCATTATGATGACTCTAATGACGGAGAAGATG atcTTAGCAACACTAAGTGTGAAGAAGTGGAAAATCCAGCGTCTTTTGCACAGCCGGTTCCAGTTCAGCCAGAGATCGACATCGAG ACTGCCAAGAATTTGTCCAGTTCTCCAGAGTCCACCAGGATTTCCTCCACAGCAGGATGTCCTCAGTCCACTTCAGATACTCCCCTCGGAGAACCACTTGCACTAGAGTCAATGTCATCCAATAATCTACCACAAACAGAAGAATCTGGACTTCAGCAGTTAACTCTATCCATCCCCCAGTCACGTTCAACACCGCAGTTCTCTGAGCCACAAGATCAGGTCTACAATGTTGGCCCTTCCTTGACCCTTCCTCTTCCTGCAGTCATCATACACTATTGTGATCTCTCAGAGACAACCAAGGATGAATTTGAGGATTCAAGTAAACCCGAGCAATCCCTTCTTTCACAGAAGGATGATTTCCACACTGAGATGTTAGCACAAGTGCCTTTCGAGCTAAGCCAACCATCACTGGCTGGGTTTCCAGACATGCCACAAATCCTGGAAGAAGGTATGAATAATATTAAGGTGTTTGAAGATGTTATAGAAAAGGATGCCACGTTGGCAGATATGCTAGAAGAACTAAGTAGGAATGTAGAAAATAAAACGGGGACTTGCTTTCACATGTTGGAAGAAGCCAAGCAGCTGCATCCATCAAAGGAAGTAAACAATGCTACTAAAGAAGCGAAGAAGCCCGATTTATCAGAGGCACTACAGCACCCTCTGGAGGAAGGAATTCAAGAACAGAAAGTAGAACTTGTCTCTTTAGTCCGAGTCGATACCATCGAGGTGATTGAGGTGGAAAGTACCAAAATGGATGATGAGGAAATGAATGTTTTGGAGGCTTCCTGTTTGTTCCCATCTTACTTGGGTCCCACAAGACCGGACCAAGAATCCCAAAGTTTACTCGTCCATCCAGACTCTGATAAGCTGGTAAACATTAAACATCTGCAAGAGGAAGAACTTGTCTTGGATCCAAGCATGTTGACCTCAGTCCACCCTGAGGATCCAAAACTTGATCACCACCAAACTATTACAACGTGTATTCCAGAGCATCCAACAAGCAAACCAGAAAAGCCAGAGTTGACCAGCATTTCTGAAGCCTCACCAAAGCCAGCTTCAACTGTTAACACTTCAGCAGAAGATGATTTAAGTTTTAAGGGTGATGAAATGTCTACTGCTCCATATCAGATGTGTAAAGACCCTGAAACCCAGCACACACTGCCAAGACCCGGCACTGAACCGTCTCCGATATCAAAGGATCAGAATGAGGTTTCTCTGGACACGTGTCTGATGGTATCTGCGACCTTTTTGAGTGCTGTTATTTGCCTGGCTGTTGGGATTCAAGAGCCcagtgtttttctgtgtgtggGATTATTCCTGTTGTCCCTCTGGTTCTAA
- the LOC113107269 gene encoding uncharacterized protein LOC113107269 isoform X2, translating into MAQGHNSNFLTIPSQEGIFKTVRVERSDENSNDEDEEETEEDVRLIPRSSPIPRKRGSSIADETAEYMRISLVLTNRSVSFADSTGAELVDVRMFVPFDSDEEDDSRWEEEQARYRKAYREPTYRVWPEIQPLTGVELVLAVHSNKLEVESVTSVPDEPLSFEVLIRVLNISFHKSVYVRSTMDGWISHFDYPAEYVQGSNDGETDKFSVKLSFASPYLFNGARIDFVVRYETPDGEFWANNSGRNYSVTLLQWYEEDTVQATSADTTELRGILKPPRADIHYDDSNDGEDDLSNTKCEEVENPASFAQPVPVQPEIDIETAKNLSSSPESTRISSTAGCPQSTSDTPLGEPLALESMSSNNLPQTEESGLQQLTLSIPQSRSTPQFSEPQDQVYNVGPSLTLPLPAVIIHYCDLSETTKDEFEDSSKPEQSLLSQKDDFHTEMLAQVPFELSQPSLAGFPDMPQILEEGMNNIKVFEDVIEKDATLADMLEELSRNVENKTGTCFHMLEEAKQLHPSKEVNNATKEAKKPDLSEALQHPLEEGIQEQKVELVSLVRVDTIEVIEVESTKMDDEEMNVLEASCLFPSYLGPTRPDQESQSLLVHPDSDKLVNIKHLQEEELVLDPSMLTSVHPEDPKLDHHQTITTCIPEHPTSKPEKPELTSISEASPKPASTVNTSAEDDLSFKGDEMSTAPYQMCKDPETQHTLPRPGTEPSPISKDQNEVSLDTCLMVSATFLSAVICLAVGIQEPSVFLCVGLFLLSLWF; encoded by the exons ATGGCGCAGGGGCATAACAGTAATTTCCTAACTATTCCCTCACAAGAGGGTATTTTCAAGACTGTGAGGGTCGAGCGTTCCGATGAGAACAGTAATGACGAAGATGAGGAAGAAACGGAGGAAGACGTAAGGCTAATACCGAGGTCTTCTCCTATTCCCAGAAAGCGAGGCTCTTCGATTGCGGATGAAACCGCCGAGTACATGCGAATCAGCCTGGTGTTAACGAACAGAAGTGTGTCGTTTGCAGACAGTACGGGAGCCGAGCTGGTTGATGTCAGGATGTTTGTCCCGTTTGATTCAGATGAAGAAGACGATTCAAGATGGGAGGAAGAGCAGGCGCGGTACCGAAAAGCCTACCGTGAGCCCACTTACCGTGTGTGGCCGGAGATCCAGCCGCTCACCGGAGTGGAGCTCGTGCTCGCTGTCCACAGCAACAAACTGGAAGTGGAGAGCGTGACATCTGTGCCAGACGAGCCTCTGTCATTTGAGGTGCTTATTCGTGTGCTCAACATTTCCTTTCACAAATCAGTCTATGTTAGGTCCACGATGGATGGTTGGATCAGTCACTTTGATTACCCAGCCGAGTACGTCCAGGGCTCCAACGACGGCGAAACGGACAAGTTCTCCGTGAAGCTGTCCTTCGCTTCACCGTACCTGTTCAACGGAGCGCGGATTGACTTTGTTGTGCGCTACGAGACTCCAGATGGAGAGTTTTGGGCGAACAACTCTGGCAGGAATTACTCCGTGACTCTGCTACAGTGGTATGAAGAAGACACCGTCCAGGCCACCTCAGCGGACACAACTGAGCTCAGAGGAATCCTCAAACCTCCCAG AGCTGACATTCATTATGATGACTCTAATGACGGAGAAGATG atcTTAGCAACACTAAGTGTGAAGAAGTGGAAAATCCAGCGTCTTTTGCACAGCCGGTTCCAGTTCAGCCAGAGATCGACATCGAG ACTGCCAAGAATTTGTCCAGTTCTCCAGAGTCCACCAGGATTTCCTCCACAGCAGGATGTCCTCAGTCCACTTCAGATACTCCCCTCGGAGAACCACTTGCACTAGAGTCAATGTCATCCAATAATCTACCACAAACAGAAGAATCTGGACTTCAGCAGTTAACTCTATCCATCCCCCAGTCACGTTCAACACCGCAGTTCTCTGAGCCACAAGATCAGGTCTACAATGTTGGCCCTTCCTTGACCCTTCCTCTTCCTGCAGTCATCATACACTATTGTGATCTCTCAGAGACAACCAAGGATGAATTTGAGGATTCAAGTAAACCCGAGCAATCCCTTCTTTCACAGAAGGATGATTTCCACACTGAGATGTTAGCACAAGTGCCTTTCGAGCTAAGCCAACCATCACTGGCTGGGTTTCCAGACATGCCACAAATCCTGGAAGAAGGTATGAATAATATTAAGGTGTTTGAAGATGTTATAGAAAAGGATGCCACGTTGGCAGATATGCTAGAAGAACTAAGTAGGAATGTAGAAAATAAAACGGGGACTTGCTTTCACATGTTGGAAGAAGCCAAGCAGCTGCATCCATCAAAGGAAGTAAACAATGCTACTAAAGAAGCGAAGAAGCCCGATTTATCAGAGGCACTACAGCACCCTCTGGAGGAAGGAATTCAAGAACAGAAAGTAGAACTTGTCTCTTTAGTCCGAGTCGATACCATCGAGGTGATTGAGGTGGAAAGTACCAAAATGGATGATGAGGAAATGAATGTTTTGGAGGCTTCCTGTTTGTTCCCATCTTACTTGGGTCCCACAAGACCGGACCAAGAATCCCAAAGTTTACTCGTCCATCCAGACTCTGATAAGCTGGTAAACATTAAACATCTGCAAGAGGAAGAACTTGTCTTGGATCCAAGCATGTTGACCTCAGTCCACCCTGAGGATCCAAAACTTGATCACCACCAAACTATTACAACGTGTATTCCAGAGCATCCAACAAGCAAACCAGAAAAGCCAGAGTTGACCAGCATTTCTGAAGCCTCACCAAAGCCAGCTTCAACTGTTAACACTTCAGCAGAAGATGATTTAAGTTTTAAGGGTGATGAAATGTCTACTGCTCCATATCAGATGTGTAAAGACCCTGAAACCCAGCACACACTGCCAAGACCCGGCACTGAACCGTCTCCGATATCAAAGGATCAGAATGAGGTTTCTCTGGACACGTGTCTGATGGTATCTGCGACCTTTTTGAGTGCTGTTATTTGCCTGGCTGTTGGGATTCAAGAGCCcagtgtttttctgtgtgtggGATTATTCCTGTTGTCCCTCTGGTTCTAA
- the LOC113107273 gene encoding forkhead box protein P3-like → MLQNGAGTHKGGDKWSSRQNQYQEQDRSTFSSMQMKARGSSSSLISCKPMATKASVASDSDFRGSGSSHIQTSTLQQQPAREITSKHLRQHRPSVLRKGNQPFPQACGVHDWVVDTVCKTEPDSDLSDPVPLYTNQSESPPPDSTEHTGKHAYSLPGDFLCVKGQCGWPGCSKSREVFKEYGHFLKHLSTDHAPGDRSIAQFRMQKDKVQYMENQLIAERQKLQAMQLHLFDVKSTSEDGNSVEKSGHLSELLQPAACQSANGVYDSDRAAAEALTQGYWQISTSQVIPGIIPSFEYYKFTNMRPPFTYASMIRWAILESPEKQLTLNEIYHWFTRMFFYFRHNTATWKNAVRHNLSLHKCFVRVEGRKGSVWTVDEEEFLRRKGQKFHRDQDMGWMAPFHVFPVTPQGETYQMRGPNGLS, encoded by the exons ATGCTTCAAAATGGTGCTGGAACACACAAAGGTGGAGATAAATGGAGTAGTCGCCAAAATCAGTACCAAGAGCAAGACCGTTCTACCTTTTCCAGCATGCAGATGAAGGCCAGAGGAAGCAGTTCATCTCTGATCTCATGCAAACCCATGGCTACAAAG GCATCTGTTGCCTCGGACAGTGATTTCAGAGGCTCTGGTTCATCTCACATTCAAACGTCCACTCTACAACAGCAG CCTGCCAGAGAAATCACAAGCAAACATCTCAGACAGCACAGACCATCAGTACTACGCAAAGGCAACCAGCCGTTCCCACAAG CTTGTGGTGTTCATGACTGGGTTGTGGACACTGTGTGTAAGACAGAACCTGACAGTGACCTGTCAGACCCCGTGCCACTTTACACCAACCAATCTGAAAGTCCTCCGCCTGACAGCACAGAGCATACTGGGAA GCATGCATACAGTCTTCCAGGTGACTTTCTGTGTGTTAAAGGACAATGTGGATGGCCTGGGTGCTCAAAGAGCAGAGAAGTGTTCAAAGAATATGGACATTTCTTAAA ACACCTTTCTACTGACCATGCTCCTGGGGACAGAAGTATAGCCCAGTTTAGGATGCAGAAAGACAAAGTACAATACATGGAGAATCAG TTGATTGCCGAGAGACAGAAACTACAGGCTATGCAGCTACACCTATTTGACGTCAAATCTACCTCTGAG GATGGTAACAGTGTGGAGAAGTCAGGACATCTGTCAGAACTCCTGCAACCTGCAGCATGTCAGAGCGCAAATGGTGTCTATGACAGTGACAGAGCGGCAGCTGAAGCACTAACACAAGGATACTGGCAGATCTCTACCTCACAAGTTATACCAG GGATTATCCCCAGTTTTGAGTATTATAAGTTCACAAACATGAGGCCACCTTTCACCTACGCCTCCATGATACGATGG GCGATACTGGAGTCTCCAGAGAAGCAGCTTACTCTGAATGAAATCTATCACTGGTTTACCCGCATGTTTTTCTACTTTCGTCACAATACTGCCACATGGAAG aATGCTGTTCGGCATAACCTCAGTCTTCATAAGTGCTTTGTGCGCGTTGAAGGAAGAAAAGGTTCTGTTTGGACCGTGGATGAAGAGGAGTTTCTGAGAAGAAAAGGACAGAAGTTTCACAG GGATCAGGATATGGGCTGGATGGCACCTTTTCACGTGTTTCCTGTGACTCCACAAGGTGAAACTTATCAGATGCGAGGCCCAAATGGACTCTCATGA